The following coding sequences are from one candidate division WOR-3 bacterium window:
- a CDS encoding Ig-like domain-containing protein: protein MKRFSILIIISLSFFVFCPQKNKQKKIDITTRQIVQGMEIPLKITHISPIGQVEGSSETFKILVGFNQAMAPVQAIPREETSGPLEFNPPIKGKYRWLGSRTLAFIPSDTLQPATEFTVTLKKNKIQSLTGMCLERDTSWKFESVRPTLLSSKPYDGSNFIDLKSPIYLYFNLEMAPEKVRDRIKIFATYGQPSYVYCGGKEPKDAPYKEEIPFSIRKLQDKEKTDWPLKDWDNNKTLVLVPTRAFPQEALIEVNIFPGLLAKVGNLGTNLEHTLTFNTYNYLSLINYVEYIPGGYPLILCFSNPVTHSEVIKNISFNPPLDSIPEHYTQETYPETRIYLYLPFKLNSTYRVKISKNLKDKFGNNLDKDYEFTLKVGDYIPFAEIPEGINIVERYSDLKFPATFVNVDSVYLEMGLVSLERAIPFLNERRNFNAYEKINTPGLFNVSKMWRVDSYKKYRNKKIRFPIELKEALGEKNGGLVFIQFDNFGQYGDNPGYRYLKAFCEVNDLGVTWKYSPENNLVWITSLNNTVPLNNALVQLRDDKNQVLAQGYTDAKGFVELPGWAELKISPERQTYEYESEYEMESYTTYYEPKFWLTVSRGEDLAVYSNQWNFGIDPWRFDISYVWSIRSEEYGCYIFTEKGLYKNGETVHIKGILRKKKRGEWILPDINKVGFVVKNSRDETIVDDTINVNQYGSFFRDVWIPEDAPTGYYSISVNLPKKDYSFYHSFRVEAFRPAEFEVKAYAERDTFIAGDQFKGRVEGRYLFGMPMTNAEVEWVLYKDYYYFSLPHYKGYNFSTGYDYDIRGVLGSGRGRLDNQGKFSVVAKLQPKDIKTPSMITLEGTVVAPNKQTLSGRQNWLVFPANLLIGIKKAKYLYTINEPVELSLITIRPSGEKVSNKKVELKFVKAEWKSIKKARLGGRYEWVSEYVETEIKKEQITTQIDSNVIRFKPDKPGYYYVEAIAKDEKGRQSYNKAYFYVAGPGYAGWQMRDDDMIELVADKDMYQVGDTARILVKSPYDSANALITVERELILRKWTKKIRGNADYIEVPIKSIDLPNIYVCVMLLRGRVEDLSWDEEKQEDLGKPQFKIGYVNLKVDTKEKHLVVKAHSDKTEYRPRDSVTVFYEVKDYLNRPVKNCELSLFVVDLGVLNLIAFKTPEPFDYFYGTRPLSVKTIESRLNILGERSYGEKGEERGGGGAGEGIPYREKFISTVYYKGDLKTDETGKGKVKFVLPDNLTKFRIMLVAQTKNSEFGSAESTFVVNLPFIVSGSIPRFCRVGDKFSAGVVLHNRTNQENNASVECNIEGLKMLGGNKKSVKLPPNTSKEVLFDFVAEKTGNAVFKFNASMGNEKDALKLSIPVKSPPFVEAVATFSSTTDSSLEGIIVPDNIYENTGGLEILLSSSVLAGMKRDIEHLLDYPYGCLEQRLSRILPLIVGEEIINQFKLAPVTGKELRDSVQKVLDEVPQYQTYSGGFLYFKESWYPCPYLSAYTMYVLKRASDAGYKIDSRVIEKGKEYLKGILRWEEVDWTYPYNVYEKLTTMSFCLYSLSIWGEMGEAGYANKLFDRREQIPVFGKTLLLKAGRKFGLGPRFENELVRAITNKIKLSPTSAHFEEDELRGWTFPSPAKVTGFVTQTFTELDIDFPYKDQTIKWLVQERSKKTKPTTHENAFVFDAFQTYYKKYEKEEPNFVAKIILGEKEILKETFKGRTNEPPRRFLFSLDKIEKNKLLPLMVSKQGTGRLYYTLRMSYAYKENPIAFDEGFYLWKEILTLDGKPVNKFRRGEVYKVVLHIVVP, encoded by the coding sequence TTGAAGAGGTTTTCTATTTTGATCATTATCTCCCTGTCCTTTTTTGTATTCTGCCCTCAAAAAAATAAGCAAAAGAAAATTGATATCACCACCCGGCAGATTGTTCAAGGTATGGAGATTCCATTGAAAATTACGCACATTTCGCCGATAGGTCAAGTGGAAGGGTCGTCAGAGACATTCAAAATTCTTGTGGGTTTTAATCAGGCAATGGCACCGGTACAGGCAATACCCAGAGAAGAGACTTCAGGACCGCTTGAATTCAATCCACCCATAAAAGGTAAATACCGCTGGCTCGGTTCAAGGACTTTGGCATTTATCCCTTCGGATACCTTACAGCCTGCAACAGAATTTACTGTTACGCTAAAAAAAAATAAGATTCAATCCCTAACCGGGATGTGTCTTGAACGAGATACCTCCTGGAAATTTGAGAGTGTGAGACCAACTTTGCTCAGCTCCAAACCATATGATGGTTCAAATTTTATTGATTTAAAATCCCCGATTTACCTTTATTTCAATCTTGAAATGGCACCAGAAAAGGTGCGGGATAGGATAAAGATATTTGCTACATATGGGCAACCTTCTTATGTCTATTGTGGTGGCAAGGAACCAAAAGATGCGCCTTACAAGGAAGAGATTCCATTCAGCATAAGAAAACTGCAGGATAAGGAAAAAACAGATTGGCCATTAAAGGATTGGGATAACAATAAAACACTGGTCCTTGTGCCTACAAGGGCTTTTCCCCAGGAGGCATTGATTGAAGTCAATATTTTTCCAGGTCTGCTTGCAAAAGTTGGTAATCTCGGCACAAATCTTGAGCACACCTTAACATTCAATACCTATAACTATCTTTCACTTATCAACTATGTCGAATATATCCCCGGTGGATATCCTTTAATTTTGTGTTTTTCAAATCCGGTTACCCATAGCGAAGTGATAAAAAATATTTCTTTTAATCCACCCCTTGATTCAATACCAGAGCATTACACACAGGAGACATACCCTGAAACCCGTATTTACCTTTATCTGCCATTTAAATTAAATTCGACATATCGCGTTAAGATATCAAAGAATTTGAAGGATAAATTTGGGAATAATCTGGATAAGGATTATGAATTTACACTCAAAGTTGGTGATTATATTCCATTCGCAGAAATTCCTGAGGGAATAAATATTGTTGAGAGATACAGTGATTTAAAATTTCCGGCAACATTTGTTAATGTTGATAGTGTTTATCTGGAAATGGGGCTTGTCAGCCTTGAGCGTGCGATTCCATTCTTGAATGAAAGGAGAAACTTTAACGCCTATGAGAAAATAAATACCCCTGGTTTATTCAATGTCTCAAAAATGTGGCGGGTTGATTCTTATAAAAAATACCGGAATAAAAAGATAAGATTCCCGATAGAATTAAAAGAGGCGCTTGGTGAAAAGAATGGTGGATTGGTCTTTATTCAGTTTGATAATTTTGGACAATACGGTGATAATCCTGGGTATCGCTATCTCAAGGCATTCTGTGAAGTCAATGACCTGGGTGTCACATGGAAGTATTCACCTGAGAACAATCTTGTCTGGATAACTTCTTTGAATAACACTGTGCCTTTGAATAATGCCTTGGTTCAACTCCGTGATGATAAGAATCAAGTTCTGGCACAGGGTTATACCGATGCAAAAGGATTTGTGGAGCTGCCGGGCTGGGCGGAGTTAAAGATCTCACCGGAAAGGCAGACCTATGAATACGAAAGTGAATATGAGATGGAATCATATACAACTTATTATGAGCCGAAATTCTGGCTCACGGTTTCAAGAGGAGAAGACCTTGCGGTATATTCAAATCAATGGAATTTTGGCATTGACCCCTGGCGTTTTGATATTTCATATGTTTGGAGCATCAGGTCTGAAGAATATGGCTGTTATATCTTCACCGAAAAGGGATTATACAAGAATGGTGAGACCGTTCACATCAAGGGGATTCTGCGCAAGAAAAAGAGGGGTGAATGGATACTTCCGGATATAAACAAAGTTGGATTCGTCGTAAAAAATTCAAGGGATGAGACGATTGTAGATGATACAATTAATGTCAATCAATATGGTTCATTCTTCAGGGACGTCTGGATACCTGAAGACGCACCAACCGGCTATTATTCAATCAGTGTTAATCTGCCCAAAAAAGATTATAGTTTCTATCATTCATTCCGGGTTGAGGCATTCAGACCTGCAGAATTTGAGGTCAAGGCATATGCGGAAAGGGATACTTTTATCGCTGGCGACCAATTCAAAGGTCGGGTAGAAGGAAGATATCTCTTTGGTATGCCAATGACGAATGCGGAAGTGGAATGGGTTTTATACAAAGACTATTATTATTTCTCACTACCCCATTACAAAGGTTACAATTTCAGTACGGGCTATGATTATGATATTCGTGGTGTTCTTGGTTCAGGCAGGGGAAGACTTGATAATCAGGGGAAATTTTCAGTCGTTGCTAAACTTCAACCAAAAGACATCAAAACCCCTTCTATGATTACTCTTGAAGGGACTGTGGTCGCACCAAATAAACAGACCCTTTCTGGAAGACAGAACTGGCTTGTATTTCCGGCAAATTTGCTTATAGGTATTAAGAAGGCAAAATATTTATATACAATCAACGAGCCGGTTGAGTTGAGTTTGATAACAATTAGACCATCGGGTGAAAAAGTTAGTAATAAAAAGGTGGAGCTTAAATTCGTAAAGGCAGAGTGGAAATCAATTAAAAAGGCAAGACTCGGTGGTAGATATGAATGGGTTTCTGAATATGTTGAAACTGAGATAAAAAAAGAACAGATTACAACCCAGATTGATTCCAATGTAATAAGATTCAAACCAGATAAGCCAGGTTATTATTATGTGGAGGCGATTGCCAAAGATGAAAAAGGAAGGCAATCTTATAATAAAGCCTATTTTTATGTGGCGGGACCGGGTTATGCTGGCTGGCAAATGCGTGATGATGATATGATTGAACTGGTTGCCGACAAAGATATGTATCAGGTTGGTGATACCGCAAGGATTTTAGTAAAGTCACCTTATGATTCAGCAAATGCCCTGATAACAGTTGAAAGAGAATTGATATTGCGTAAGTGGACAAAGAAAATAAGGGGAAATGCGGATTATATTGAGGTTCCAATTAAATCCATTGACTTACCCAATATTTATGTATGCGTAATGCTATTGCGTGGCAGGGTTGAGGATTTATCCTGGGATGAAGAGAAACAGGAAGATCTGGGCAAACCACAATTCAAGATTGGCTATGTGAATCTGAAGGTTGATACAAAGGAGAAACATCTTGTTGTAAAAGCACATTCAGACAAAACAGAATATCGTCCACGGGACAGTGTTACCGTATTTTATGAAGTAAAAGACTATTTGAATAGGCCAGTAAAGAATTGTGAACTAAGTTTATTTGTCGTTGACCTCGGCGTGCTTAATTTAATTGCCTTCAAAACCCCTGAGCCATTTGATTATTTTTATGGTACTAGGCCTCTCTCGGTAAAGACGATTGAATCACGGTTGAATATCCTCGGTGAAAGGAGTTATGGTGAGAAGGGTGAAGAAAGGGGCGGCGGTGGTGCTGGTGAAGGTATCCCGTATCGTGAGAAATTTATCTCAACGGTATACTACAAAGGTGACTTAAAGACCGATGAAACAGGCAAGGGTAAAGTAAAGTTTGTTCTGCCTGATAATCTCACGAAATTCAGGATTATGCTTGTTGCCCAGACAAAGAATAGTGAATTCGGTTCAGCAGAATCCACATTTGTAGTAAATCTGCCATTTATAGTTTCAGGCTCTATTCCAAGATTCTGCCGGGTTGGCGATAAGTTCTCAGCCGGTGTTGTTTTGCATAATCGGACGAATCAGGAAAATAATGCAAGTGTAGAATGTAATATAGAAGGTCTTAAAATGCTCGGTGGTAATAAAAAGAGTGTAAAATTGCCACCCAATACGAGCAAAGAGGTTCTTTTTGACTTTGTTGCCGAAAAGACTGGCAATGCAGTATTCAAATTCAATGCGAGTATGGGGAATGAAAAAGATGCACTAAAACTTTCTATACCGGTTAAATCGCCGCCATTTGTTGAAGCAGTGGCAACATTTTCTTCAACCACTGATTCGTCACTTGAAGGAATTATCGTGCCCGATAATATCTATGAAAATACCGGCGGCCTTGAGATACTGCTATCATCCTCGGTCCTTGCCGGGATGAAGAGGGATATTGAGCATTTGCTTGACTATCCTTATGGCTGTCTTGAACAGAGACTATCAAGGATTCTGCCACTCATTGTTGGTGAAGAAATAATTAATCAATTCAAACTCGCTCCGGTCACGGGCAAAGAATTAAGGGATTCGGTCCAGAAGGTCCTCGATGAAGTTCCGCAATATCAGACATATAGTGGTGGATTTTTGTATTTCAAAGAAAGTTGGTATCCCTGTCCGTATCTCTCCGCATATACAATGTATGTTTTAAAAAGGGCAAGCGATGCTGGATACAAGATTGATTCAAGGGTTATTGAAAAGGGAAAAGAATATTTGAAAGGCATCCTGCGCTGGGAGGAAGTTGACTGGACATATCCTTATAATGTTTATGAAAAACTGACGACAATGTCATTTTGCCTGTATTCATTGAGTATCTGGGGTGAAATGGGCGAGGCAGGTTATGCAAACAAACTCTTTGACAGGAGAGAACAGATTCCAGTCTTTGGAAAGACTTTATTATTGAAGGCAGGAAGAAAGTTCGGTCTTGGTCCGCGATTTGAAAATGAACTCGTTCGGGCGATAACAAACAAAATTAAACTTTCGCCAACGAGTGCCCATTTTGAAGAAGATGAACTTCGGGGCTGGACATTCCCTTCGCCGGCAAAGGTGACCGGCTTTGTGACTCAGACATTCACCGAACTTGATATTGACTTTCCGTATAAAGACCAGACGATAAAGTGGCTCGTCCAGGAACGTTCCAAAAAGACTAAACCCACGACCCATGAGAATGCCTTTGTCTTTGATGCCTTCCAGACATACTACAAAAAGTACGAAAAAGAAGAGCCGAATTTTGTAGCAAAGATTATTCTTGGCGAAAAAGAAATTCTCAAAGAGACCTTCAAGGGCAGGACCAATGAGCCACCAAGAAGATTTCTATTCTCACTTGATAAGATTGAGAAGAATAAGTTATTGCCTTTAATGGTCTCAAAACAGGGAACAGGAAGATTATACTATACTTTGCGAATGTCTTATGCATACAAAGAAAATCCGATT
- a CDS encoding formylglycine-generating enzyme family protein: MLAFKKIIYLFILSCVVTCGKQKPIITPENPVIPQPEGMVLIPGGFFIMGSDSVGENPKHRVWVDTFYMDKFEVTNLQYLRFVKATGHPKPPFINDSTLNKPDQPVVGVSYWDAISYAKWASKRLPTEAEWEYAARGGLNEKEFPWGDEPPYQKCNYAPHGNLEADGYKYTAPVGKFPPNNFGLYDMAGNVWEWCNDFYDTTYYKIGPAVNPTGPDSGYQRVLRGGSWLTINVRHLRCAARLGLKPFVQDKYYGFRCVKDYRKKP; the protein is encoded by the coding sequence ATGCTGGCATTCAAAAAAATTATTTATCTTTTCATTTTGTCTTGCGTTGTTACCTGTGGCAAACAGAAACCGATTATAACTCCTGAAAATCCTGTTATCCCACAACCAGAAGGTATGGTTTTAATTCCCGGAGGTTTTTTTATTATGGGTTCCGATTCTGTAGGGGAAAATCCTAAACACCGGGTTTGGGTAGATACATTTTACATGGATAAATTTGAAGTTACCAATCTCCAGTATTTGAGATTTGTAAAAGCTACTGGCCATCCTAAACCCCCATTTATCAATGACAGTACTTTAAATAAACCTGATCAACCAGTTGTAGGTGTGAGTTATTGGGACGCCATCAGTTATGCCAAATGGGCTAGCAAGAGATTGCCTACCGAAGCCGAATGGGAATATGCCGCAAGAGGTGGTCTTAACGAAAAAGAATTTCCCTGGGGTGATGAACCACCTTACCAAAAATGCAATTATGCACCTCATGGCAATTTAGAAGCAGATGGCTACAAATATACCGCGCCCGTAGGAAAATTCCCTCCTAATAATTTCGGATTGTACGATATGGCCGGAAATGTCTGGGAATGGTGCAACGATTTTTATGATACTACCTATTATAAAATAGGTCCGGCAGTAAATCCTACAGGTCCTGACTCAGGCTATCAGCGTGTCTTGCGTGGTGGTTCATGGCTGACTATTAATGTTCGACATCTACGGTGTGCTGCCCGATTGGGTTTAAAACCGTTCGTTCAGGATAAATACTACGGATTCCGGTGCGTTAAAGATTATCGCAAAAAGCCCTAA